From Pseudomonas sp. CCI4.2, one genomic window encodes:
- a CDS encoding LysR family transcriptional regulator: MRRKIPSTTALISFEAAARHESFTKAARELSITQGAICRQIASLEEFLNVELFRRSRRGVKLTEVGLSYSRRVATQLDAVERDTLSAMGQQGANTIELAVVPTFGTQWLLPRLKHFQQKHPDVTVNLTNRTRPFLFADTEFDAAIYFGDADWSGTESHRLMGENPMPVCSPTLLGNRQSLSANEIAELALLQQTTRPYAWRQWFSALSVNIPWDMTGPRYELFSMLAQAAMHEMGVALIPPFLIQRELAEKRLVIANQSALSSPKAYYLMIPERKVESASLRSFRDWLVDQAHGYTLLATPLAAGS, encoded by the coding sequence ATGCGCAGAAAGATACCCAGCACGACAGCCCTCATCAGTTTCGAAGCCGCCGCCAGGCACGAGAGCTTCACCAAAGCAGCGCGGGAGCTTTCGATTACCCAAGGCGCCATCTGCCGACAAATCGCCAGCCTCGAAGAGTTTCTCAACGTCGAGCTATTCCGACGCTCCCGCCGCGGGGTCAAGCTGACAGAGGTCGGCCTTTCTTATAGTCGGCGCGTCGCGACTCAATTGGATGCCGTGGAACGTGACACGCTTTCAGCGATGGGCCAACAGGGCGCCAACACCATCGAGCTGGCAGTGGTCCCTACATTCGGCACTCAATGGCTTCTGCCACGCCTGAAACATTTCCAGCAGAAGCACCCCGACGTGACGGTCAACCTGACCAACCGTACCCGCCCGTTTCTGTTCGCAGACACCGAGTTCGATGCGGCAATCTACTTCGGCGACGCGGACTGGTCCGGCACTGAGTCACACCGGTTGATGGGTGAGAATCCGATGCCCGTATGTAGCCCAACGCTATTGGGCAATCGTCAGAGCTTAAGCGCCAATGAGATAGCCGAACTTGCGCTCCTGCAACAAACCACGCGCCCCTATGCCTGGCGGCAATGGTTCAGCGCTTTGAGCGTGAATATCCCCTGGGACATGACAGGCCCCCGTTACGAGCTATTCTCCATGCTTGCACAGGCGGCCATGCATGAGATGGGGGTTGCCTTGATTCCGCCATTTCTTATTCAGCGCGAATTGGCGGAAAAGCGTCTTGTCATTGCGAATCAATCGGCGTTATCGAGTCCTAAGGCTTATTACCTGATGATTCCAGAGCGAAAAGTAGAGTCTGCTTCGTTGCGCTCTTTTCGCGATTGGCTGGTGGATCAGGCTCATGGCTACACCCTACTTGCAACACCGCTTGCAGCCGGTAGCTGA
- a CDS encoding acyl-CoA dehydrogenase, with the protein MAGKASFNWIDPLLLDQQLTEEERMVRDSAEQFSRDKLAPRVLEAFRHERTDTAIFREMGDVGLLGATIPEQYGGSGLSYVCYGLIAREVERVDSGYRSMMSVQSSLVMVPINEFGTQAQKQKYLPKLASGEWIGCFGLTEPNHGSDPGAMITRAKKVEGGYRLSGSKMWITNSPIADVFVVWGKDDAGDIRGFVLEKGWAGLSAPAIHGKIGLRASVTGEIVMDNVFVPEENIFPDVRGLKGPFTCLNSARYGISWGALGAAEFCWHTARQYTLDRQQFGRPLAATQLIQKKLADMQTEITMALQGCLRLGRMKDEGTAAVEITSMMKRNSCGKSLDIARMARDMLGGNGISDEFGVARHLVNLEVVNTYEGTHDVHALILGRAQTGIQAFY; encoded by the coding sequence ATGGCTGGCAAAGCAAGCTTCAACTGGATCGACCCACTGTTGTTGGATCAGCAACTTACTGAAGAAGAACGCATGGTGCGCGACAGCGCTGAGCAGTTTTCCCGTGACAAGTTGGCCCCTCGCGTCCTTGAAGCTTTTCGCCATGAGCGCACCGACACCGCTATCTTCCGTGAGATGGGTGACGTGGGCTTGTTGGGCGCCACAATCCCGGAGCAATACGGGGGTAGCGGTCTGAGCTACGTGTGTTACGGATTGATCGCACGTGAAGTCGAGCGCGTTGATTCCGGTTATCGCTCGATGATGAGTGTGCAGTCCTCTCTGGTGATGGTCCCGATCAACGAGTTCGGCACTCAAGCGCAGAAACAGAAATACCTGCCCAAGTTGGCTTCCGGCGAGTGGATTGGTTGTTTCGGTCTTACCGAACCCAATCACGGCTCCGATCCGGGCGCGATGATCACTCGGGCAAAAAAGGTCGAGGGCGGTTATCGCTTGTCTGGAAGCAAAATGTGGATCACCAACAGCCCGATCGCCGATGTATTCGTGGTGTGGGGCAAGGACGATGCGGGCGATATTCGTGGTTTCGTCCTGGAGAAAGGTTGGGCCGGCCTGAGCGCGCCGGCTATTCACGGCAAGATCGGCCTGCGCGCATCCGTTACCGGCGAGATCGTGATGGACAACGTGTTTGTGCCTGAGGAAAACATCTTCCCGGACGTTCGTGGTCTGAAAGGGCCGTTCACCTGCCTGAACTCCGCTCGTTACGGGATTTCCTGGGGGGCGCTGGGTGCTGCTGAATTTTGCTGGCACACCGCGCGTCAATACACGCTGGACCGTCAGCAATTCGGTCGTCCGCTCGCTGCCACCCAGTTGATCCAAAAGAAGCTGGCTGACATGCAGACCGAGATCACCATGGCCTTACAAGGCTGCCTGCGGTTAGGGCGAATGAAGGATGAAGGCACTGCAGCAGTTGAAATCACCTCGATGATGAAGCGCAACTCGTGCGGCAAATCCTTGGACATCGCCCGTATGGCCCGGGACATGCTGGGCGGTAATGGCATATCCGACGAGTTCGGTGTCGCGAGGCATCTGGTCAACCTTGAAGTTGTGAATACCTATGAAGGTACACACGACGTACATGCGCTGATTTTGGGTCGTGCGCAGACAGGCATTCAAGCCTTCTATTAA